The following are from one region of the Shinella sp. PSBB067 genome:
- a CDS encoding DUF4440 domain-containing protein → MGGAGRLLAEIRALEERLHRPEVRRSRQALKALLAEDFVEFGSSGTVYRRAQIIELMAQEEPADVSLHAFDYALTQLGDDAVLLTYRTSRSTGAERARHVLRSSIWTRTAAGWRMTFHQGTVTHS, encoded by the coding sequence ATGGGCGGGGCAGGCCGGCTTCTGGCGGAAATCCGTGCGCTGGAGGAACGGCTGCACCGCCCCGAGGTCCGCCGGTCGCGGCAGGCGCTGAAGGCGTTGCTGGCGGAGGATTTCGTCGAGTTCGGCAGCTCCGGCACGGTCTATCGCCGTGCGCAGATCATCGAACTGATGGCGCAGGAGGAACCCGCGGATGTCAGTCTCCATGCTTTCGACTACGCCCTCACGCAGCTTGGCGACGATGCGGTCCTGCTTACCTACCGCACCAGCCGCAGCACCGGCGCGGAGCGTGCACGGCACGTTCTGCGCAGTTCCATCTGGACCCGCACCGCGGCGGGCTGGCGGATGACGTTCCACCAGGGAACCGTGACGCATTCCTAG